One Nostoc sp. CENA543 genomic window, AGTCGTCATCTAGCTAGTTTTGTTAACCAATATCCAAAATCTAACGGGTGGGTTGTTAATAAAGGCTATGTATATAAAGAGAGTAGTTCTGTAATCTACTATAGAAAATCGCACTTTTATGCGTGGTGTGGAACTTGTAATATACTCAATATGAATTTATGTCCTTTACCTGAACAAGATAACGATTATCCTGATGATTTAGTAGAATTTTATAGATCACATGGACGTTTGAAAGAAACCCTCAGAAATAAAGGACACATTCTGGAAAATTTACCTCTGATTGGATCTGTTTATATTATTGGTAACGGCGAAAACATATATCAAAAAGGGTTTTCTACTATTCACAACGCTAATCAAGGCAAAATTTTCTTCTTTTTCAAAGAATTACTAAAATTCCGTCCTTTAACTTCATCAATCAGAAAGGAATTTAATCTTTATCAACTAAAACAAAATTGAATAAATTTAGGCAATATCTCTGACAAAAATAGCCGCGAATTGCTTACTAGTAAAGAGTTTTAAAGTTATTCAACAGACCCTAAGTAGGGTGCGTAAGTCTGAGTAACCCAGGAAATACCAAGAAATTACTGATACTTACGCACCCTAAAAATTTAAGTATTTGCTAACTCATTAGCCATTGAGTTTCTTTTCTACTAATTCATTGGTGAGTTTAGGATCAGCACGTTTATTGGTCTTTTTCAAAACTTGACCAACAAAGAAGCCTTTGAGGTTGATGTTACCGCTACGATATTTTTCTAGTTCTTTGGGGTTGGCTGCAATTACTTCCTCAACGATGGGTTCTAATACACTGGGGTCTGTAATTAGCTCTTGACCGGCAAAAGCTTTTTCAGGAGACAAGCCAGTTAGTAAGTCTGGTAACTTTTGTTTAGCTTGGGCGTTACTGATTTTGCCACTTTCAATCAGCTTAATTACCTCAGCTAAATTGGCGGGTGTTAAACCAATCTCAGTAATACTGAGTTTTTGCTTGTTGAGGTAGGCGGCGATATCTTGAGTAATCCAGTTAGCGGCGGTTTTAGGATTAGCACCACTGGCAATTACAGCTTCAAAATAGGCAGATGCGCTACTTTCTTCTGTTAAAACTCTTGTATCGTAGGCCGAAAGCCCTAGTTCACTTTCATAGCGGTGGCGTTTTTGGGCTGGGAGTTCTGGAAGTTCACTGCGCCATTGATTTAACTGTGATTCTGACACTTCAATGGGTGCTAAGTCTGGTTCGGGAAAATAGCGATAATCACTAGAACCTTCCTTACTCCGCATACTGATGGTACGTTGTGAACCTTCTTCCCAGAGGCGGGTTTCTTGAATGATGCGTTCTCCT contains:
- a CDS encoding glycosyltransferase family A protein; translated protein: MLVFIIPLKSAEVSESWNTVSKLFERSLRSICSQTDSDFRVVVVCHERPKIDFSHPHVHYLEVNFPIPNCNRKDKNIDKCKKIIKGLMYAKAVFAPNHIMIVDADDCISRHLASFVNQYPKSNGWVVNKGYVYKESSSVIYYRKSHFYAWCGTCNILNMNLCPLPEQDNDYPDDLVEFYRSHGRLKETLRNKGHILENLPLIGSVYIIGNGENIYQKGFSTIHNANQGKIFFFFKELLKFRPLTSSIRKEFNLYQLKQN